In one Shinella zoogloeoides genomic region, the following are encoded:
- a CDS encoding GatB/YqeY domain-containing protein, translating into MRETIANALKDALKAKDACRVSTLRLIQATLKDRDIANRGVGKGPVETDELLQILAKMIKQREESAKIFAENGRPELAAQEREEIKVIEGFLPEQISEGKMKDLIAAAIAEIGAQGLRDMGKVMAVLKERYPGQMDFAKASGVVKDLLK; encoded by the coding sequence ATGCGCGAGACCATCGCAAACGCCCTCAAGGACGCCCTCAAGGCCAAGGACGCCTGTCGTGTTTCCACGCTGCGCCTGATCCAGGCGACGCTGAAGGACCGCGACATCGCCAACCGCGGTGTCGGCAAGGGCCCCGTGGAAACCGACGAACTGCTGCAGATCCTCGCCAAGATGATCAAGCAGCGCGAGGAATCCGCCAAGATCTTCGCCGAGAACGGCCGCCCGGAACTCGCCGCCCAGGAGCGCGAGGAAATCAAGGTCATCGAAGGTTTCCTGCCCGAGCAGATCTCCGAGGGCAAGATGAAGGACCTCATCGCGGCCGCCATCGCCGAGATCGGCGCGCAGGGCCTGCGCGACATGGGCAAGGTGATGGCCGTGCTCAAGGAGCGCTATCCCGGCCAGATGGACTTCGCCAAGGCCTCCGGCGTGGTGAAGGACCTGCTGAAGTAA
- a CDS encoding MATE family efflux transporter: protein MHMAPHREENGWRAHFRATFALGIPLIGAQLAQLGIHTTDVVILGRLGAAHLAAIVLSSQFFFTLFILGSGFANAVMPMVAQVYGRGDTVSVRRSVRMGMWVVLIYAALMIPIFYNAENILLYAGQKPEVAALAGSYLKIAQWGIAPALLFMTLRGLVSAHGRAGIVLYVTIIILSVNAFFAYALVLGRFGFPAMGMEGAAIVSFGVNVLSFLLITAYIQLRPEMRRYELFVRFWRPDWPAFREVVQLGLPIGFTMLAEVSLFTGASLLMGNIGTLELAAHGIALQLASVAFMIPLGLAQAGTVRVGVAHGRGDHLGVVRSSWAVLVVAACIAVGGGLLFALIPTTLASVFLDKGGKDSAAVLAIAGPFVVIAGIFQLVDGLQAIAAGLLRGLKDTRIPMVLALISYWPIGFFCAWFFAFPAGFGGIGIWFGFVGGLAAAAVLLNWRFYRLVRQRSAA, encoded by the coding sequence ATGCACATGGCACCGCATCGCGAGGAGAATGGCTGGCGCGCGCATTTCCGCGCGACCTTTGCGCTCGGCATTCCGCTGATCGGCGCGCAGCTCGCCCAGCTCGGCATTCACACGACGGACGTCGTCATCCTCGGCCGCCTCGGCGCCGCGCATCTGGCGGCGATCGTGCTGTCGAGCCAGTTCTTCTTCACGCTGTTCATCCTCGGCTCGGGCTTTGCCAATGCCGTCATGCCGATGGTGGCGCAGGTCTATGGCCGCGGCGATACCGTCTCCGTGCGCCGCTCCGTGCGCATGGGCATGTGGGTCGTGCTGATCTATGCGGCGCTGATGATACCGATCTTCTACAACGCGGAAAACATTTTGCTTTATGCCGGCCAGAAGCCGGAGGTGGCGGCGCTCGCCGGCAGCTACCTGAAGATCGCTCAATGGGGCATTGCCCCGGCGCTGCTCTTCATGACGCTGCGCGGTCTCGTCAGCGCGCACGGACGGGCGGGCATCGTGCTCTATGTCACGATCATCATCCTGTCGGTCAACGCCTTCTTCGCCTATGCGCTGGTGCTCGGCCGTTTCGGCTTTCCGGCCATGGGCATGGAAGGGGCGGCGATCGTCTCCTTCGGCGTCAACGTGCTGAGCTTCCTGCTGATCACCGCCTATATCCAGCTGCGGCCGGAGATGCGGCGCTATGAGCTTTTCGTGCGGTTCTGGCGGCCGGACTGGCCGGCCTTCCGCGAGGTCGTGCAGCTCGGCCTGCCGATCGGCTTCACCATGCTGGCGGAAGTCAGCCTGTTTACCGGCGCCTCGCTGCTGATGGGCAATATCGGCACGCTGGAGCTTGCCGCCCACGGTATCGCGCTCCAGCTCGCCTCCGTCGCCTTCATGATCCCGCTCGGCCTCGCGCAGGCCGGCACGGTGCGCGTCGGCGTGGCGCATGGCCGCGGTGACCATCTCGGCGTCGTGCGTTCGTCCTGGGCGGTGCTGGTCGTGGCGGCCTGCATCGCGGTCGGGGGCGGCCTGCTCTTCGCACTCATCCCGACCACGCTCGCCTCCGTCTTCCTCGATAAGGGGGGCAAGGATTCGGCCGCCGTGCTGGCGATTGCCGGCCCCTTCGTGGTGATCGCCGGCATCTTCCAGCTCGTCGACGGCCTCCAGGCGATTGCCGCCGGCCTGCTGCGCGGCCTCAAGGACACGCGCATCCCCATGGTGCTGGCGCTGATCTCCTATTGGCCGATCGGCTTCTTCTGCGCCTGGTTCTTCGCCTTCCCGGCCGGCTTTGGCGGCATCGGCATCTGGTTCGGCTTCGTCGGCGGCCTCGCCGCCGCCGCCGTCCTGCTCAACTGGCGCTTCTACCGGCTGGTAAGGCAGCGGAGCGCGGCATAG
- the carA gene encoding glutamine-hydrolyzing carbamoyl-phosphate synthase small subunit gives MTSTPAWTTEKPTALLVLADGTVIEGKGIGATGKVTAEVCFNTALTGYQEILTDPSYLGQIVTFTFPHIGNIGANDEDIEDLTPAARHGAVGTIFKADITDPSNYRSAKHLDAWLKARGIIGLSGIDTRALTAWIRENGAPNAVIAHDPNGVFDIETLKAEARAWSGLVGLDLAKVASSGQSSRWSEKPWVWNEGHEDLTDGDVKYHIVALDYGVKRNILRLFTGLGCKVTVMPATSSADDVLAQKPDGIFLSNGPGDPAATGEYAVPVIKTLIETGIPVFGICLGHQMLGLAVGATTEKMHQGHHGANHPVKDHTTGKVEIVSMNHGFAVASSSLPEGVEETHVSLFDGTNCGLRLVGKPVFSVQHHPEASPGPQDSHYLFRRFINLVREKKGEEAIPERA, from the coding sequence ATGACCTCGACCCCCGCATGGACCACCGAAAAGCCGACCGCCCTGCTCGTTCTTGCCGACGGCACGGTGATCGAAGGCAAGGGCATCGGCGCCACCGGCAAGGTGACGGCGGAAGTCTGCTTCAACACGGCACTGACGGGCTACCAGGAAATCCTGACCGACCCCTCCTATCTCGGCCAGATCGTCACCTTCACCTTCCCGCATATCGGCAATATCGGCGCCAATGACGAGGACATCGAGGACCTGACCCCCGCCGCCCGCCACGGCGCCGTCGGCACGATCTTCAAGGCCGACATCACCGACCCGTCGAACTACCGCTCGGCAAAGCACCTCGATGCCTGGCTAAAGGCCCGCGGCATCATCGGCCTTTCCGGCATCGACACGCGCGCACTGACCGCCTGGATCCGCGAGAACGGCGCGCCGAACGCCGTCATTGCGCACGACCCGAACGGCGTCTTCGACATCGAGACGCTGAAGGCGGAAGCCAGGGCCTGGAGCGGCCTCGTCGGCCTCGACCTCGCCAAGGTCGCCTCCTCCGGCCAGTCCTCGCGCTGGAGCGAGAAGCCCTGGGTGTGGAACGAAGGCCACGAGGACCTTACGGACGGCGACGTGAAGTACCACATCGTCGCCCTCGACTACGGCGTGAAGCGCAACATCCTGCGCCTCTTCACCGGCCTCGGCTGCAAGGTCACCGTCATGCCGGCGACGTCCAGCGCCGACGACGTGCTCGCCCAGAAGCCCGACGGCATTTTCCTCTCCAACGGCCCGGGCGACCCGGCCGCGACAGGCGAATATGCCGTGCCGGTCATCAAGACGCTGATCGAGACGGGCATCCCGGTCTTCGGCATCTGCCTCGGCCACCAGATGCTCGGCCTTGCCGTCGGCGCCACGACCGAGAAGATGCACCAGGGCCATCACGGCGCCAACCATCCGGTGAAGGACCACACGACCGGCAAGGTCGAGATCGTCTCGATGAACCACGGCTTCGCCGTCGCCTCCTCGTCCCTGCCGGAAGGCGTGGAAGAGACCCACGTCTCGCTCTTCGACGGCACGAACTGCGGCCTGCGCCTCGTCGGCAAGCCGGTCTTCTCCGTGCAGCACCACCCGGAAGCCTCCCCCGGCCCGCAGGACAGCCACTATCTCTTCCGCCGCTTCATCAATCTCGTGCGCGAGAAGAAGGGCGAGGAAGCCATTCCGGAACGCGCGTAA
- a CDS encoding dihydrofolate reductase family protein, protein MRKIIVAAFTSLDGVMQAPGGPDEDPVGGFRFGGWAAPLFDEKMGASIGELFAKPFDLLLGRKTYDIFAAHWPYVEKDDPIGPLFDRINKYVATRNSAFKPTWQNSHVLGPDTIAAVKRLKSEDGPDLLTQGSTEFLKTLFEHDLVDEIHVSVFPVVLGKGKRLFGEASFPRALTLTGSSTSDSGIVMSKYARAGDVVTGSFEFETPTAAELERRRNLT, encoded by the coding sequence ATGAGAAAGATCATTGTCGCCGCATTCACCAGTCTCGATGGCGTCATGCAGGCGCCCGGGGGGCCGGACGAGGATCCGGTCGGTGGCTTCAGGTTCGGCGGCTGGGCGGCGCCGCTCTTCGACGAGAAGATGGGTGCCTCCATCGGCGAACTGTTCGCAAAGCCCTTCGACCTCCTGCTCGGCCGCAAGACCTACGACATCTTCGCGGCGCACTGGCCCTATGTGGAGAAGGACGACCCGATCGGCCCGCTTTTCGACCGCATCAATAAATATGTCGCGACCCGCAATTCGGCCTTCAAGCCCACCTGGCAGAACAGCCATGTGCTCGGGCCGGACACCATCGCGGCCGTGAAGCGGCTGAAGAGCGAGGACGGGCCGGATCTCCTGACGCAGGGTTCCACCGAATTCCTCAAAACCCTGTTCGAACACGACCTCGTCGACGAGATCCACGTCTCCGTCTTCCCGGTCGTCCTCGGCAAGGGCAAGCGGCTGTTCGGTGAGGCCTCCTTCCCACGCGCGCTGACGCTGACCGGTTCGAGCACCAGCGATTCCGGCATCGTCATGAGCAAATATGCCCGCGCCGGCGATGTCGTCACCGGCTCCTTCGAGTTCGAGACGCCGACGGCGGCCGAACTGGAGCGCCGCCGCAACCTGACGTGA
- the blaOXA gene encoding class D beta-lactamase, with protein MDLRPVAAGMLLAAAFAMPAEARIICTIVADAASNEVILEQGDCKTRFTPASTFKVPLAVMGYDSGFLENAEEPVLPFMKDYPDWGGENWRQPTTPKRWLEYSVVWYSQRITEFLGFEQLRDYAEAFGYGNADMTGDPGKDNGLERAWIASSLKISPREQVEFLKKLVNHELPVSAEAMDSAMEIVEGRDIADGWRAQGKTGMAYSRKADGTLNYGRPWGWYVGWASREDRTVVFARLMQDEKKQEPRISLRARDGILA; from the coding sequence ATGGATCTGCGCCCCGTCGCGGCCGGCATGCTGCTGGCCGCCGCCTTTGCCATGCCTGCCGAGGCCCGTATTATTTGTACGATCGTTGCCGATGCGGCGAGCAACGAAGTCATCCTGGAACAGGGCGACTGCAAGACGCGCTTCACCCCCGCCTCCACCTTCAAGGTGCCGCTCGCCGTGATGGGCTACGATTCCGGCTTCCTGGAGAATGCCGAGGAGCCGGTGCTGCCGTTCATGAAGGATTATCCGGACTGGGGCGGCGAGAACTGGCGCCAGCCGACGACGCCGAAGCGCTGGCTGGAATATTCGGTCGTCTGGTATTCGCAGCGCATCACCGAATTCCTCGGCTTCGAGCAGCTTCGCGACTATGCCGAAGCCTTCGGCTACGGCAATGCCGACATGACGGGCGATCCCGGCAAGGACAACGGTCTCGAACGCGCCTGGATCGCCTCCTCGCTGAAAATCTCGCCGCGCGAGCAGGTGGAGTTCCTGAAGAAGCTGGTGAACCACGAATTGCCCGTCTCGGCCGAAGCCATGGATTCGGCGATGGAAATCGTCGAGGGACGCGACATCGCCGATGGCTGGCGGGCACAGGGCAAGACCGGCATGGCCTATTCGAGGAAGGCTGACGGCACGCTGAACTATGGCCGCCCATGGGGCTGGTATGTCGGCTGGGCGAGCCGCGAGGACCGCACCGTGGTCTTCGCCCGGCTGATGCAGGACGAAAAGAAGCAGGAACCGCGCATCAGCCTGCGCGCGCGGGACGGCATCCTCGCGTAA
- a CDS encoding TCR/Tet family MFS transporter — MIDARSTRRGLFLVFMIMFLDVIGIAIIMPVLPTYLRELTGDDISQAAIDGGWLLLVYAGMQFLFAPFIGNLSDRFGRRPVLLACILTFAIDNLICALATSYWMLFVGRVLAGISGASFGTAAAYIADVSTDETRAKNFGLMGIAFGTGFALGPVIGGLLGEFGPRIPFYGAAVLAFLNFVAAWLLLPESLAPANRRRFEISRANPLGALMQMRHYPGVLWIGLVFFCYWLAHAVYPSVWSFVSAFRYGWSEGQIGLSLGIFGVGGAIVMGFVLPRVVPKLGEYRTAVLGLFFSVVGLAGYASAWQGWMVYAVIALTALEALADPPLRSIASARVPPSAQGELQGALTSVSSITTIIGPLIFTQVFSHFTGPSAPAVFAGAPFAVAAVILLVGFLIFVVKLRGAGAGPKAEMTPERA; from the coding sequence ATGATCGATGCCAGGTCCACCCGGCGCGGGCTTTTTCTCGTCTTCATGATCATGTTCCTCGACGTGATCGGCATCGCCATCATCATGCCGGTGCTGCCGACCTATCTGCGCGAGCTGACGGGCGACGATATCAGCCAGGCGGCCATCGACGGCGGCTGGCTGCTGCTCGTCTATGCCGGCATGCAGTTCCTCTTCGCGCCGTTCATCGGCAACCTGTCGGATCGCTTCGGCCGGCGGCCGGTGCTGCTCGCCTGCATCCTCACCTTCGCCATCGACAACCTGATCTGCGCGCTGGCGACGAGCTACTGGATGCTCTTCGTCGGCCGGGTGCTGGCGGGCATCAGCGGAGCGAGCTTCGGCACGGCCGCCGCCTATATCGCCGACGTCTCGACGGACGAGACGCGGGCGAAGAATTTCGGGCTGATGGGCATCGCCTTCGGCACGGGCTTTGCGCTCGGACCGGTCATCGGCGGCCTGCTGGGCGAATTCGGGCCGCGCATTCCCTTCTACGGCGCGGCGGTGCTCGCTTTCCTCAATTTCGTCGCCGCCTGGCTCCTCCTGCCGGAGAGCCTTGCGCCGGCCAACCGCCGCCGCTTCGAGATCTCCCGTGCCAATCCGCTCGGCGCGCTGATGCAGATGCGCCATTATCCCGGCGTGCTGTGGATCGGCCTCGTCTTCTTCTGCTACTGGCTGGCGCATGCCGTCTATCCGTCCGTCTGGTCCTTCGTCTCGGCGTTCCGCTACGGCTGGAGCGAGGGGCAGATCGGCCTGTCGCTCGGCATCTTCGGTGTCGGCGGCGCCATCGTGATGGGCTTCGTGCTGCCGCGCGTCGTGCCGAAGCTCGGCGAATACCGCACGGCCGTCCTCGGCCTGTTCTTCTCGGTCGTCGGCCTTGCCGGCTATGCCTCCGCCTGGCAGGGCTGGATGGTCTATGCCGTGATCGCGCTGACGGCGCTGGAGGCGCTGGCCGATCCGCCGCTGCGCTCCATCGCCTCGGCCCGCGTGCCGCCCTCCGCGCAGGGGGAATTGCAGGGCGCGCTCACCAGCGTGTCCTCGATCACCACGATCATCGGCCCGCTGATCTTCACGCAGGTCTTCAGCCATTTCACCGGGCCGTCGGCCCCGGCCGTCTTCGCCGGCGCGCCCTTCGCGGTCGCGGCGGTCATCCTCCTCGTCGGCTTCCTGATCTTCGTCGTGAAACTTCGAGGCGCGGGAGCGGGACCCAAGGCGGAAATGACGCCGGAACGCGCCTGA
- the ypfJ gene encoding KPN_02809 family neutral zinc metallopeptidase, translating to MEWKGRRQSGNIEDQRGAGGSNPFGRGGGGFRIPMGGGRRAGGGGMSIGTIIFLVVIYFVFKAMGIDLLQVMGQGGQVSMPGFEQTESASRRSSPQEEETKAFMATVLAETEDTWNGIFQTAGERYEEPKMVLFSGQVQSACGFASAASGPFYCPGDRKVYLDMSFFDELSSKFDAAGDFAQAYVVAHEVGHHVQNLTGVLPRFNQQRQRMSEVEANQMSIRVELQADCYAGIWGKYTEQKGLLERGDLEEALNAATQIGDDTLQKRMQGYVVPESFNHGTSEQRRRWFKRGFDTGRVDACDTFKGDV from the coding sequence ATGGAATGGAAAGGTCGTCGCCAGTCGGGCAATATCGAGGACCAGCGCGGGGCCGGCGGCAGCAATCCGTTCGGGCGCGGCGGTGGCGGGTTCCGCATTCCGATGGGTGGCGGGCGCCGGGCCGGCGGCGGCGGCATGAGCATCGGCACGATCATCTTCCTCGTCGTCATCTATTTCGTCTTCAAGGCGATGGGCATCGACCTCCTGCAGGTGATGGGCCAGGGCGGCCAGGTCAGCATGCCGGGCTTCGAGCAGACCGAGAGCGCAAGCCGCCGCTCTTCCCCACAGGAGGAGGAGACCAAGGCCTTCATGGCGACCGTGCTCGCCGAGACGGAGGATACCTGGAACGGCATCTTCCAGACGGCCGGCGAGCGCTATGAAGAGCCGAAGATGGTGCTGTTCTCCGGCCAGGTGCAGTCGGCCTGCGGCTTCGCCTCGGCCGCGTCCGGCCCGTTCTATTGCCCTGGAGACCGCAAGGTCTATCTCGACATGAGCTTCTTCGACGAGCTCTCCAGCAAGTTCGACGCCGCCGGTGACTTCGCGCAGGCCTATGTCGTGGCGCATGAAGTGGGCCATCACGTCCAGAACCTCACCGGCGTCCTGCCGCGCTTCAACCAGCAGCGCCAGCGCATGAGCGAGGTCGAGGCCAACCAGATGTCCATCCGCGTTGAGCTCCAGGCCGATTGCTATGCCGGCATCTGGGGCAAGTATACCGAGCAGAAGGGCCTCCTGGAGCGCGGCGACCTCGAAGAGGCGCTGAATGCCGCAACCCAGATCGGCGACGACACGCTGCAGAAGCGCATGCAGGGCTATGTTGTGCCGGAAAGCTTCAACCACGGCACGTCCGAGCAGCGCCGCCGCTGGTTCAAGCGCGGCTTCGACACCGGCCGCGTCGATGCCTGCGACACGTTCAAGGGCGACGTCTGA
- a CDS encoding LysR family transcriptional regulator: MVRPYLPLNAFRAFEASARHLSFTRAAIELNVTQAAVSHQVKSLEEQLGIVLFKRLPRGLMITAEGESLLPVLRDSFDRMADVVERFRGGHVREILTVGAVGTFAVGWLLPRLAGFRERHPFVEVRLSTNNNRVDLAAEGLDYAIRFGAGAWHGTDASRLFDAPLSVLAIPAVARTLKEPADLLGMTLLRSYRRDEWTRWFEVAGLPRTPPPQNAIVFDTSLAMMEAVLQGAGVGLAPPLMFSRLLSSGDVVQPFRTSVTLGSYWLTRLQSRAVTPAMSAFAAWLEAAVSEEGLA, encoded by the coding sequence ATGGTTCGGCCTTATCTGCCGCTAAATGCCTTCCGGGCTTTCGAGGCCTCCGCCCGGCATCTGAGCTTCACCCGCGCCGCCATCGAGCTGAACGTCACGCAGGCGGCCGTCAGCCACCAGGTGAAGAGCCTGGAGGAGCAGCTCGGCATCGTGCTCTTCAAGCGCTTGCCGCGCGGGCTGATGATCACGGCGGAGGGGGAAAGCCTGCTGCCGGTGCTGCGCGACAGTTTCGACCGCATGGCGGATGTGGTGGAGCGGTTCCGCGGCGGGCATGTGCGCGAAATCCTGACGGTCGGCGCCGTCGGCACCTTCGCCGTCGGCTGGCTGCTGCCGCGGCTTGCCGGTTTTCGCGAGCGTCATCCCTTCGTCGAGGTTCGGCTTTCCACCAACAACAACCGCGTGGACCTTGCCGCCGAAGGCCTCGATTATGCCATCCGCTTCGGCGCGGGCGCCTGGCACGGCACGGATGCGAGCCGCCTCTTCGACGCGCCGCTATCCGTGCTCGCCATCCCCGCGGTCGCGCGCACGCTCAAGGAGCCCGCCGACCTTCTCGGCATGACGCTGCTGCGCTCCTATCGCCGCGACGAGTGGACCCGCTGGTTCGAAGTCGCCGGCCTGCCGCGCACGCCGCCGCCGCAGAACGCCATCGTCTTCGACACGTCGCTCGCCATGATGGAAGCCGTGCTGCAGGGCGCGGGCGTCGGCCTCGCCCCGCCGCTGATGTTCTCGCGGCTCCTTTCTTCCGGCGACGTCGTCCAGCCGTTCCGCACGAGCGTGACGCTCGGCAGCTACTGGCTCACGCGCCTGCAATCGCGCGCCGTCACCCCCGCCATGTCCGCCTTCGCCGCCTGGCTCGAGGCGGCGGTGTCGGAGGAGGGGCTGGCCTGA